One Arvicanthis niloticus isolate mArvNil1 chromosome X, mArvNil1.pat.X, whole genome shotgun sequence genomic window, tcccattcccTTGCCCATCCCTCCTCCAGTCTAGTCCCCTCTGCTCTGTAGACAGGaagaaatagatatagatatgtatttcatttccccttctcagtgagattcaggAGCGCACCCCCCTTCCCagtcctccttgttatttagcttctttgggtctgtggattttaCCATGGTTATCCTTTATgaccaatatccacttatcagtgagtacataccatgtttgtcttctgggtctcactcaagatgatattttctagttccatccatttgcctgcaaaatccatGATATCTTTGcttttcatagctgaatagtaaGTAGTCCATTCTGTAGatgtgtcacattttctttatccattcttcagttgagggacatctaggttatttccaggtTCTgtctgttatgaataaagctgcaagtgttcttgtgggatggtggagcatcttttgagtatatgtccaggagggtcatagctgggttttgaggtagagcaatacccaattttctgagaaaccaccaaattgatttccagagtattgtacaagtttacactcccaacagcaatggaggagtgttcctctttctccatgttcTCATCAGCATGAGCTGTAGATGGatattttgatcttagccattctgattgaatctcagggttgttttgagttgcatttccctggtaactaaggatgttggacatttctttatgtgcttcttagccattcaagattcctctgttgagaattctctgttttgctctgtatcccatttttaattgggttatttggttctctggagtctaacttattgagttctttatatattttggatattagttctctgtcagatgtagggttagtgaaaatcttttcccaatctgtaagctgctgttttgtcttattgacagtgtcctttgccttatagaagcttttcagtttcatgaggtcccatttatcaattgttgatcttagggcctgagtcattggtgttctcttcagaaaattgtctcctgtaccaatgagtttgaggcactttcccacttcctcttctattagattcagtgtatccatCCAGTTTCATGTTGAGgtgtttgatccacttggacttgagttttgttcagggtgataaatatgaatctactttcattcttctacatgcagacatccagtgagatcagcaccatttgctgaagatgctttcttttttttcattgtatggttttggcttctttgccaaaaaatcaagtgtctatatgtgtgtaagtttatttttaggtcttctattccattgatcaacctgtacATTTTTGTGCATTTTATCACTATTTACAATGTGTATttaatcactgttgctctgtagtacagcttgaggtcatggatggtgattcctctagaagttcttttattggtcaggattgttttggctatcctgggttttgtgtttttccatatgtagttgagaattgctctttcaaggtctgtaaaaattgTACAAACCTTTCATCCCAAACTGTCAAGTtatagtttgtagaaggaagcatccatgtttgaaagtggtgtCTAATTGATTGGCAGACaatgtgatgaatcagagaaaggcTTGACAAAATAGGATCTGCCCAATgctcacaagaagagagaggaagggaagtcaCTTAAGGGGCTGTACAGAAAAAGAAgcaggcagttttactgggagagttttacagagacaggttgaagagaaaaCAAGCTGGACACAGGTaaaacagaatgagccagaaagtgagtaggagccagaagattagaacatattgccagagTGAGTTTGGGGCCAAGCAGTAGAATTCAGGAGAGGTCAACAAAGAAGTCAGGTTGAATCAGTCcacttggagaggagtttgagtcagaacagccGAGTTGGCCAGCCttccaaattaagaaaaaactagaaagggtgagcttattcagcagtacatcttagaggctgaaaatattctaggcctagattagatggcacggaggctagaagctttcagGACTAGGCCTAGCTTAGCAGACTGGGGCAGTAAACCTCTGAAAGGACAATTATTACAtcaggaaaatataatttatattgtttatattaatTGTCATTAATTCTCTGTAtcgtttttgtttcattttattgatttcagccctgagtttgataatttctcaccatctacttctcttggctgtttgcttcttttggttctagaggtgtcaggtgtgctattaagttgctagtgGATAGGCACAGAATTGTTCccgtctaaaggaaatacaggggcaaaatgtagagcagagactgaaggaagggccattcagaaactgccccacttagggatccatcccacctgcagacaccaaaaccagatagtattgttgatgccaagaagtgcttgctgacagaagcatggtagagctgtcctctgagaggctctgccagagcctgaccaatacaaatgcaagtgcttgcagccaaccatcggactgagcctggggaccccaatggaagagctagaggaaggtctgaagaagctgaagtggattgcaacctcataagaagaacaatagCAACTAACTGGATCATCcggatctcccagggactaaaccaccaaccaaagagtacacatggagggacccatggctccagctgcatatgtagcagaggatggccttatctgacatcaatggaggggaggcccttggtcctgtgaaggctcaatgccccagcataagggtggtgaggcagaagtgggtaggtgggtgggcgagcaccttcatagaggcaggggagcggagttgggataggggatttgcagagggggaaactgggaaggtgggacatttgaaatggaaataaataaaataaccaataaaaagttgCCTGTATGAtgtctctctaatttctttataaagacacttagtgctatgaactttcctcttagcactgctttcattgttttcCGTAAGTTTGGTTGtgtatgttgtgtcttcattttccttgaattatagaaaaatctttatttctttgcttaccaagttatcattgagtagagagttgatCAGTTTCCAGGAGACTGTaggctttctcttgtttctgttgttgatgaagTTCAGCTTTAACCTATGGTGGTCTCATAAGATgaatggggttatttcaatcttcttgtatctcttgaggtTTGCTTTGTGTCCAACTAtgtagtcaattttggagaaggttccatgagctgctgagaagaaggtacacTGTTTTGTTTGTGGATGGAAGGTTTGGTAGATTTTTGTTAAATCCATGTGGTTCATAACATCTAtgagtttcattgtgtctttgtttaatttctgtttcaatgacctttccattggtgagagtggggtgttgatgtctcccactatttttgtgtgaggttcaatgtgtgttttgagctttagtaaagtttcttttacaaatgtggatgcccttgcatttggggtatagatatTCAGAACTGAGACTTCACCTTGTttgattttccctttgatgaatatggaGTGTCCTTTCCCATcagttttgattacttttggttgaaagtctattttattggatattagaatggctgtACCAGCTTActtcttgggtctatttgcttATGAAAtcattttccagccctttactctgaggtaatgttcATCTTGTTTCTGAGGTATgattcttgtatgcagcagaatgatggatcctgttttctcatccattctgttagcctgtgtctttttactggggaattgttAGTTCCTGtcattttgatggtggtggtgatagtgtgaaattatttcctgtgttttcttttatatacttaacctgctggggctggagttttccttctagtatcctctgttgGGCTGGaatagtggaaagatattgtttaaatttggttttgttatggaatagcttgttttctctgttgATGGTGACTGAAAATTTTGCcgggtatagtagtttgggctggcatctgtgatctctGAGAAGATTGTAAGACACCTGCCagtcccttctggcttttagagtcagTGTTGAGaaatcaggtgtaattctgataggtctgcagCTTTTAACAGTCTTTCTGtaaatttagtgttttgatgATTATGTGgcaggggactttcttttctgttccaatctgTTTGAGGTTCTGTAAGCTTATTGTACATTTATAGGCATCTATAAATGTGTGTGCGTTTAGTctgttacattttaattatttttccagGTTTATTGAGTATAATAATAACTAAATCACACATATTTCAGGAATGTAATGTGATTGATATACAATATCCAATTATTGACACAATCAAATTAGTGGATATATCCATCACCTTTTTGGGGGGAGCATTGAAACATGGTCTCTCTATTGAGTTCTAGctcttctggaacttgctatataaaccaggatggccttgaactcacagaaatccactttcCTCTACTGGGATTAATGGTATATCTGGTATTCTGTCATCTTTCTTTGTACATGTAtgctgaaaatgtttaaaatcccCACACAAGCTTTTAAATACATagcatcatcaccatcaccaccaccatcatcattaacTGTTACTACCATTACTAttatttgttgggtttttttttcaagaaaatggtttTCTCTCTATAACCATGGCTGTCctacaactcactctgtaggccaggatggtctcaaacagagatctagctgcctctgcttcccaagtgctgggattaaaggtgcacaccaccactgcccggcaaatgtATAGCATTAATAATGTGAGTCATTTAATAACTAAAAACTTGTAGCATCTGCTCAATATTTTCTTACCTTTCAAGCCACAGTTCTTACAATCACCATTCTACCTAGTTTCTATGCCATATGACTTGCCTTATATAGCTTTTGCTATTAGtagtaaaacatttatttgtattttatatgtatgggtattttgcctgcatgtatgtacaccatgtgcctgcctctgaagagaccagaagagggtgtctcaTCTCTTGAAACTggagaacagaaagaacatttcCCAATTCaatttatgaagccacagtcaccctcatacctaaaccacacaaagactcaacaaagaaaaagaaatccagaccattttccctcatgaacattggtgcaaaaatacccaataatGGAATAATAGAAAGTTTCTGCCTATTTTAAGGCAAATTGCTTGGGAGAGGTCTTGTGGTCTTTGCTCTAAAGGTAAAATTGTTCAACCCCTGCTGAACTTGGCTTAgagagccccctccccccaccatgaCAGTGATGTGGTTCAGTCTTGCAAGGGTATAGGGGAGGAGCTAGAGACTTCTTTTATAGTAATTGGACCTTTGAGAGTTCTCTCTCTTTTAGCTTGGAAGAGCCTTCATAAAAGGAGGTCCAGGATAAGGATAAGGATTCTTTTTGGACTTACAGGAAAAACAGAGAAGCAGCTGtcagaaagagagcaaggaaacCCTCTTGGGTTTGGCGGAGGGAGCTCAGGACAAAGGTAGATACAGATAAAGATCTCTATACAGCTAACAGTTTAGTTGGAGAATTCGGCTTGTAAATAGACATTTTGTGTATAGTTAAGACAATAAAACTACCTCACAGAGATAGCAGATTTTTTTATCTCCATTTATGCCTCCCTGTCTCCATTAGCATAAATATTAGATAATTTACATAGATACAAACCACAagaactcactggcacaggagacagctctctgaacagaacaccaatagcacaggctctaagatcaacaattaataaatgggacttcatgaaactgaaaagcttctgtaaggcaaaagacactgtcaataggacaaatcggcagcctacagaatggaatgGGAAAAGATTATCATCAGttctacatctgacagagtgcTCACATCCAAAATATAAATAGAACTCAAACTAAATATCggaaaaccaaataatccaactaaaaatggggcacagatctAATCAGATcctcagcagaggaatctcaaatgtctgagaaacgCTTAAAGATATGTTCgacatctttagccatcagtgaaatgcaaatcaaaactactttgaggcCACTGTTCCGCTGCACGCAGCGTGACGTGATGACGACACTGGGCACGCCCTCTACCCTGGTTGTGCTTTGGCGTTCTTAAGTCCTGCGCAACCGTAGTGACGTGATTTAACAGGGAGCCTGGCCGATACAGGCTTTCGCTTTCTCCCGGAGGATGGCGGATACCGGCTTGCGCCGCGCGGTTCCCAGCGACCTTTATCCCCTTGTGCTCGGCTTTCTGCGAGATAGCCAACTCTCGGAGGTGGCCAGTAAATTTGCAAAAGCGACCGGCGCTACGCAGCAGGACGCCAATGCCTCTTCCCTCTTGGACATCTATAGCTTCTGGCTCAAGTCCACCAAAGCCCCAAAGGTGAAATTACAGTCAAATGGACCAGTGACCAAGAAGGCTAAGAAAGAGACTTCATCCAGTGACAGCAGTGAGGACGGCAGCGAGGAAGAGGACAAAGCCCAAGGACCTCCCACACAGAAGGCTGCCGCATCTGCCAAGCGAGCCAGTATGCCTCAGCGTACTGGGAAGGCAGCAGCCAAAGCTTCAGAGAGCAGCAGTAGTGAAGAATCCAGTGATGAAGCGGAGGAAACggacaaaaagaaaaagcctgtctTGCAGAAAGCAGGTAAGCCCCAAGCCAAGGCAGTCAGACCTCCCCCGAAGAAGGAAGAGAGCTCTGCGTCCGAGTCTGACTCAAGCTCAGATGATGAAGCACTGCAGACCCAGAAGCCAAAGGCAGCTGTGGCAGCTAAAGCTCAGACTAAAGCCCCAGCCAAACCAGGTACACCAGCGAAAGCACGGCCTAAAGTAGCCAATGGCAAAGTAGCCGCCAGCACCCCCAGCCGCAGCCGcggcagtagcagcagcagcagcagcagtagcagcagcagcagcagcagcgatgACGcggaggaagagaaggcagccGCACTTCCCAAGAAGACTGCACCTAAAAAGCAAGTAGTCGTGGCCAAGGCGCCAGTGAAAGTAGCTGCCACCCCTACCCAAAAGAGTTCTAGCAGTGAAGATTCTTCcagtgatgaggaagaggaacagaaaacACCCATGAAGAAAAAAGCAGGTCTCTACAGCTCAGTTCCACCGCCGTCTGTTCCTTTACCAAAGAAATCCTCAGGAGCCCAGCCTCCAAAGAAAGCTGCTGCGCAGCCGCGGCCTGCAAGCAGCAGTGGAGACAGCAGTGATGAGTCTGATTCAAGTTCTGAGGAAGAACAAAAACCTCCAGCTAAGA contains:
- the LOC117694661 gene encoding nucleolar and coiled-body phosphoprotein 1-like, translating into MADTGLRRAVPSDLYPLVLGFLRDSQLSEVASKFAKATGATQQDANASSLLDIYSFWLKSTKAPKVKLQSNGPVTKKAKKETSSSDSSEDGSEEEDKAQGPPTQKAAASAKRASMPQRTGKAAAKASESSSSEESSDEAEETDKKKKPVLQKAGKPQAKAVRPPPKKEESSASESDSSSDDEALQTQKPKAAVAAKAQTKAPAKPGTPAKARPKVANGKVAASTPSRSRGSSSSSSSSSSSSSSSDDAEEEKAAALPKKTAPKKQVVVAKAPVKVAATPTQKSSSSEDSSSDEEEEQKTPMKKKAGLYSSVPPPSVPLPKKSSGAQPPKKAAAQPRPASSSGDSSDESDSSSEEEQKPPAKTVISKTPAKPAPATKKAESSSDSSDSDSSEDVAPAKPVSTTKSPLSSKPAVTPKPSAAKAVATPKPPAGSGQKPQSRKADSSSSEESSSSEEEAAKKSVTTPKAKVTAKAAPAKQAPQAGGDSSSDSDNSSSEEEEETPKPPAKKKAAGGAGPKPVPVKKAAAKSSSSSSEDSSEEEKKKPKGKVTPKSQASKANDTPAPQKGKAGKESKEKKEEETKEKKKAATTKPGLGKKRKQNETANEAATPQAKKVKLQTPNTFPKRKKGEKRASSPFRRVREEEIEVDSRVADNSFDAKRGAAGDWGERANQVLKFTKGKSFRHEKTKKKRGSYRGGSISVRVNSVKFDSE